One stretch of Corynebacterium callunae DSM 20147 DNA includes these proteins:
- a CDS encoding FAD-dependent oxidoreductase, producing the protein MTTPLRVAVIGAGPAGIYASDLLIRNEEHEIFVDLFEQMPAPFGLIRYGVAPDHPRIKGIVKSLHNVLDKPRLRLLGNITVGRDITVEELREYYDAIVFSTGAVADRDLNIPGIEAEGSYGAGEFVGFYDGNPRFERSWDLSAESVAVIGVGNVGLDVARILAKTGDELKVTEIPDNVYESLKENKATEVHVFGRRGPAQVKFTPQELKELDHSSTINVVVDPEDIDYDAASEEARRASKSQDLVCQILEQYAIREPKQAPHTLQIHLFESPVEVLQKDGKVVGLRTERTALDGNGGVTGTGEFKDWPVQAVYRAVGYKSDAIAGVPFDDKRHVIPNDGGHVLTAPNAEKVPGLYATGWIKRGPIGLIGNTKSDAKETTDMLIADAAAGALEAPKHSDENAIIELLDSRSIPFTTWQGWYKLDAAERALGEAEGRERKKIVDWEEMVRQAREAPAIV; encoded by the coding sequence ATGACCACTCCCCTGCGCGTTGCCGTAATCGGCGCCGGCCCCGCCGGAATCTACGCATCTGACCTCCTCATCCGCAATGAAGAGCACGAGATCTTTGTTGACCTCTTCGAGCAGATGCCAGCACCTTTCGGCCTCATCCGCTACGGTGTTGCACCCGATCACCCACGTATCAAGGGCATTGTGAAGTCCCTGCACAATGTGCTGGACAAGCCACGTTTGCGCCTGCTGGGCAATATCACCGTCGGCCGCGATATCACCGTTGAAGAACTCCGCGAATACTATGACGCAATTGTGTTCTCCACCGGCGCAGTAGCTGACCGCGATCTCAACATTCCTGGCATCGAGGCCGAAGGCTCCTATGGCGCTGGTGAATTTGTTGGATTCTACGACGGCAACCCACGTTTTGAGCGCTCTTGGGATCTCTCCGCTGAATCCGTTGCCGTCATCGGCGTCGGAAATGTGGGCCTTGACGTGGCTCGTATCTTGGCAAAGACCGGCGATGAACTTAAAGTCACCGAAATTCCAGACAATGTTTATGAGTCCCTGAAGGAAAACAAGGCCACTGAGGTGCATGTTTTCGGTCGTCGTGGCCCAGCCCAGGTGAAGTTCACCCCACAGGAACTTAAAGAACTTGATCATTCTTCCACCATCAATGTGGTTGTTGATCCAGAAGATATCGATTATGACGCTGCCTCCGAGGAAGCACGCCGCGCATCCAAGTCCCAGGACTTGGTCTGCCAGATCCTCGAGCAGTACGCCATCCGCGAGCCAAAGCAAGCTCCACACACCCTGCAGATCCACCTTTTTGAAAGCCCAGTTGAGGTTTTGCAGAAGGACGGCAAGGTTGTTGGCCTGCGCACCGAGCGCACCGCACTTGATGGCAACGGCGGCGTCACCGGCACCGGCGAATTTAAGGATTGGCCAGTTCAGGCCGTCTACCGCGCAGTTGGTTATAAGTCCGATGCCATTGCAGGTGTACCTTTCGACGATAAGCGCCACGTCATTCCAAACGATGGCGGACACGTCCTCACCGCACCAAATGCGGAAAAGGTTCCTGGCCTTTATGCCACCGGCTGGATTAAGCGTGGACCGATCGGTCTAATCGGTAATACCAAGTCCGATGCCAAGGAAACCACCGATATGCTCATCGCCGATGCTGCAGCTGGGGCTTTGGAAGCACCAAAGCACAGCGATGAAAACGCCATCATTGAGCTGCTGGATTCCCGCAGCATTCCTTTCACCACCTGGCAGGGTTGGTACAAGCTGGATGCCGCAGAACGTGCACTTGGTGAGGCCGAAGGCCGCGAGCGCAAGAAGATTGTGGACTGGGAAGAGATGGTTCGCCAGGCTCGCGAAGCTCCAGCCATCGTCTAA
- a CDS encoding VOC family protein encodes MQADLTPYRQFNGNAKEAMEFYQQVFGGELQLMPFSTMHSEEEVGGEGDKIMHSELRIDGKKFLFGSDIPSFMQRMKGEDTPLSITGGTELEEEIRGYWEQLAEGGNITMPLETAPWGAIYGALEDRFGTHWMFNIGG; translated from the coding sequence ATGCAGGCAGATCTCACTCCTTATCGTCAATTTAATGGCAACGCCAAAGAAGCCATGGAATTTTATCAGCAGGTTTTTGGCGGTGAACTCCAGTTAATGCCATTTAGTACCATGCATTCTGAGGAAGAAGTAGGCGGCGAGGGTGATAAAATTATGCACTCTGAGCTGCGCATTGATGGCAAGAAATTCCTATTTGGCTCCGATATTCCTTCTTTTATGCAGCGCATGAAGGGCGAAGACACTCCGCTGTCCATCACCGGTGGCACCGAGCTGGAAGAAGAAATCCGCGGCTATTGGGAGCAGCTTGCTGAGGGTGGCAACATCACCATGCCTTTGGAAACTGCTCCTTGGGGCGCAATTTATGGTGCCTTGGAGGACCGATTTGGTACCCACTGGATGTTCAATATTGGTGGCTAA
- a CDS encoding nitroreductase family protein: MDHPKTAKEFLTARYGKEQQWQPDKWNDTLEVIYRHRSVRRWLDKPISTDTIRTIVAAAQSAPSSSNKQYISVVAVRDPALKDEIAKVARQMFPHIREAGVVLVWCIDITRAKFLAAADDAKTGAFDYLDEAAIGFMDAGIASQTAALAAESMGLGTVHIGAVRNDAARMQEILNLPETVVPVIGLSLGHPDPSEPAGIKPRLPQELVLSWDSYQAPTQELFDDYNQALDHYFSRYGQHQLWTKQLVARLAAKATEKTNRQFLRKVMEKAGFGLR, encoded by the coding sequence ATGGATCATCCAAAAACTGCCAAAGAATTCCTCACTGCACGTTATGGCAAGGAACAGCAGTGGCAACCGGATAAGTGGAATGACACTTTAGAGGTGATTTATAGGCATCGATCGGTACGCCGTTGGTTGGATAAACCAATTTCCACAGATACGATTCGCACCATTGTGGCAGCTGCGCAATCGGCACCCAGCTCCTCTAATAAGCAATATATTTCTGTGGTTGCCGTCCGAGATCCTGCGCTTAAAGATGAAATCGCCAAGGTAGCGCGCCAAATGTTTCCGCATATTCGGGAAGCTGGGGTGGTGTTGGTGTGGTGCATTGATATCACTCGCGCCAAGTTCTTGGCGGCAGCAGATGATGCTAAAACTGGTGCCTTTGATTATCTTGATGAGGCTGCCATCGGATTTATGGATGCCGGAATTGCCTCCCAAACAGCGGCTTTAGCAGCAGAATCAATGGGCCTTGGCACTGTTCATATTGGAGCGGTGCGCAATGATGCGGCACGGATGCAGGAGATCCTGAACCTCCCCGAGACTGTCGTTCCGGTGATCGGCTTGTCCCTCGGCCACCCGGACCCCAGCGAACCAGCAGGCATTAAACCACGCCTGCCCCAAGAGCTGGTGCTGTCATGGGACAGCTATCAGGCACCCACCCAGGAGCTTTTCGACGACTACAACCAGGCTTTGGACCATTATTTCTCGCGTTATGGCCAGCACCAATTATGGACCAAACAATTAGTGGCACGATTAGCTGCCAAAGCCACGGAAAAAACCAACCGTCAGTTCTTGCGGAAAGTAATGGAAAAAGCTGGCTTTGGCTTGCGTTAA
- a CDS encoding AAA family ATPase translates to MSLYIKDIVALESPIGEAALWTVQVPAFKALQRSQIFDFRHPVTLITGENGVGKSTLLEAIAVNAGFRVHGGPFDGSFNSFENPLRNVAKAHFGPQPMAGYFLRAESYFNVAATYGAEAPGWVNLHEMSHGESVMHIVQQGFVGPGLYLLDEPESGLSFIRQMTLLAQLHDIAAGGSQIIMVTHSPVLLAIPGAEIWDFSADGQMRRGVELEETIAFRALRDFMADPVEIADYMVEVTRPE, encoded by the coding sequence ATGAGCCTTTATATTAAGGACATCGTGGCTCTGGAGAGCCCAATTGGGGAGGCTGCCCTGTGGACTGTGCAGGTCCCAGCTTTTAAAGCTTTGCAGCGCTCGCAGATTTTTGATTTCAGGCACCCCGTCACCTTAATCACTGGGGAAAATGGAGTGGGTAAATCCACGCTTTTGGAAGCTATTGCGGTGAATGCTGGCTTTAGAGTCCACGGTGGACCCTTTGATGGCAGCTTTAATAGTTTTGAAAATCCCCTGCGTAACGTGGCAAAAGCGCACTTCGGTCCACAACCTATGGCGGGATATTTCTTAAGGGCGGAATCCTACTTTAATGTTGCAGCTACCTATGGGGCAGAAGCCCCGGGCTGGGTGAACCTGCATGAGATGTCTCATGGAGAATCGGTGATGCACATTGTCCAGCAGGGCTTTGTGGGACCTGGGCTGTACTTATTGGATGAGCCGGAATCAGGTTTGTCTTTTATCCGTCAAATGACATTGTTGGCGCAATTACATGACATTGCTGCAGGTGGCTCGCAAATCATTATGGTGACCCATTCGCCAGTGCTTTTAGCTATTCCCGGTGCCGAAATTTGGGATTTTAGTGCCGATGGACAAATGCGCCGCGGGGTGGAATTGGAGGAAACCATTGCGTTTCGGGCATTGCGTGATTTTATGGCTGATCCGGTAGAGATCGCCGACTATATGGTTGAGGTAACTCGACCGGAGTAA
- a CDS encoding AAA family ATPase, which produces MFLTKVALVDSPDSLAGYLSELSVVHSLFQKPLEFKTPITVITGDNGVGKSTLVEALAVGMRINPAGGSRHANFGRSEDIVSELHKSLKLTRRANPKDAYFFRGETFYNLASYHGGLAGDPLSDLLQMSHGESIMALVERRLRRPGLIILDEPEAGLSQLRQLEFMGNLVHLAAAGSQIIVATHSPILLATPGADIIEVTDAGLRRVSFEDTEAVQAAREFLNDPRGTAAFLVEDTQ; this is translated from the coding sequence ATGTTTTTAACAAAGGTGGCCTTGGTGGATAGCCCCGATAGCCTCGCGGGATATTTATCAGAGCTATCGGTGGTGCACTCTTTGTTTCAAAAACCGCTGGAGTTTAAAACCCCCATTACGGTAATCACCGGGGATAATGGGGTGGGTAAATCCACATTGGTGGAAGCCCTAGCAGTGGGGATGCGCATTAATCCCGCCGGCGGATCCAGACACGCCAACTTTGGGCGCAGCGAGGATATTGTTTCTGAATTACATAAATCACTGAAGTTAACGCGCCGGGCAAACCCCAAAGATGCCTACTTCTTCAGGGGTGAAACCTTTTATAACCTGGCTTCCTATCATGGTGGACTGGCGGGAGATCCGCTGTCGGATCTTTTACAGATGAGCCACGGGGAATCCATAATGGCGCTGGTGGAACGCCGGCTGCGCAGGCCTGGACTGATTATTTTAGATGAGCCAGAAGCCGGTTTATCGCAGCTGCGCCAATTGGAATTTATGGGAAATCTAGTGCACCTGGCAGCAGCAGGATCGCAGATTATTGTAGCCACACATTCGCCGATTCTTTTGGCTACCCCAGGAGCAGACATTATTGAGGTCACGGATGCAGGGCTGCGCCGGGTGTCTTTTGAGGACACTGAGGCGGTGCAGGCTGCCCGGGAATTTCTCAATGATCCCCGCGGCACCGCAGCTTTCCTGGTAGAGGACACCCAATGA
- a CDS encoding MFS transporter, producing the protein MNYPKSMTIAVHPQRSKVLSGLIIAQIMVGASNGVTLSMGSLLAAHLAGAAWGGSAATFTTIGAALFSIPLARMVQKYDRRTSLTTGMLLGCLGALAAMLGAQFGISPVILLGFLFLGAMSAVNLQARFAATDVASEESRGRDLSLVVWSTTIGAIAGPNLFTPSARFSEWLGLEQHAGAYLLCLFGQLVAIGVWRFTLPKGLKPAGTNTTQLIVKKLTAGARRAISTVAVAHFSMVGLMSMAAVHMDHLGLSLSIIGFTISLHVAGMYALSPVFGLLSDKIGRRFGIFLGLGMLGAAALFMICWPDPQWSVVTSMILLGLGWNSALVSSSALLIDETSAPARTFAQGRSDLVMNLAGASGGILAGPLITLGGMPLLAGVVAIVVAIQAVFNLPRKGTASPQPHILAQ; encoded by the coding sequence ATGAATTACCCTAAATCCATGACAATTGCCGTGCATCCACAGCGCTCTAAGGTTCTCAGTGGCCTGATCATTGCCCAGATTATGGTGGGAGCTTCCAATGGTGTCACGCTGTCCATGGGCAGTTTGTTGGCTGCACATTTAGCCGGTGCTGCCTGGGGTGGTTCGGCAGCTACCTTTACCACCATTGGTGCAGCACTATTTTCCATTCCTTTAGCACGAATGGTGCAAAAATATGATCGTCGCACCTCGCTGACCACGGGAATGCTGCTGGGTTGTCTTGGTGCGCTGGCAGCCATGTTGGGTGCTCAGTTTGGGATTTCCCCGGTTATTTTGCTGGGCTTTTTGTTCTTGGGCGCCATGAGTGCCGTTAATTTGCAGGCGCGATTTGCGGCCACCGATGTTGCTAGTGAGGAATCCAGAGGTCGCGATTTATCCCTAGTGGTGTGGTCAACCACTATCGGCGCTATTGCGGGGCCAAATCTTTTTACTCCCAGCGCACGCTTTAGCGAGTGGCTAGGTCTAGAGCAGCACGCGGGCGCTTATCTGCTCTGCCTTTTCGGACAATTGGTTGCCATTGGCGTGTGGCGGTTCACGCTGCCCAAAGGCCTTAAACCTGCAGGTACCAACACCACCCAGCTAATAGTTAAGAAGCTGACGGCCGGCGCGCGCCGGGCGATTTCCACAGTTGCGGTTGCTCATTTCTCCATGGTGGGGCTGATGTCCATGGCAGCAGTACACATGGATCATCTAGGACTAAGCCTGAGCATCATTGGCTTCACCATCAGCCTGCACGTAGCAGGAATGTATGCATTATCGCCGGTCTTTGGCCTGCTTAGCGATAAAATCGGCCGCCGTTTTGGCATCTTTTTAGGCCTGGGAATGCTCGGCGCAGCAGCCCTCTTTATGATCTGCTGGCCCGATCCGCAGTGGTCAGTCGTCACCTCAATGATTTTGCTGGGCTTGGGCTGGAATTCCGCGCTTGTTTCTTCCTCTGCGTTGCTTATCGACGAAACCTCCGCCCCAGCACGGACCTTTGCACAGGGGCGCAGCGATTTAGTGATGAACCTGGCCGGTGCCAGTGGTGGAATCCTGGCAGGTCCCCTCATTACTCTCGGCGGAATGCCACTACTAGCTGGCGTTGTTGCAATAGTGGTGGCAATCCAGGCAGTGTTTAACCTTCCTAGGAAAGGAACTGCTTCACCACAGCCTCATATCCTTGCACAGTGA
- a CDS encoding M20/M25/M40 family metallo-hydrolase has protein sequence MTLFDDTRQLLQELIQNACVNDLTPDSGQEIRNAETLERFFAGTPNVEITKLEPRPGRTSIIVTVPGSDPAAEPLTLLGHTDVVTVDRPKWTKDPFAAEISDGKIWGRGSVDMLFITATQAAVTREVARTGGLRGTLTFVGVADEEARGGLGAKWLMEEHPHLFSWKNCLSESGGSHLHATDGSDSVVITVGEKGAAQRRLHVNGDAGHGSIPFDRDSAIVKIAEVARRIDAAEIAVAKDDIWQGLVQAHRFDPATEKALLEGTDPAAYAEFGELSRIAHAISHLTIAQTVVRAGQAINVLPSHAYLELDIRTLPGQSNDYVDEVLRTALGDLAAEVEIEHLISEEATLSPTDFPLYQTLTSVLGDFFPDSPVVPVISTGGSDLRFARKQGGVGYGFAVHAPERTLAYAMGQLHSHDEALHLEDLELTVQGYEAVVKQFLS, from the coding sequence ATGACGCTTTTCGACGACACCCGCCAACTCCTGCAGGAACTTATCCAAAACGCTTGCGTTAACGATCTCACCCCAGATTCAGGACAAGAGATTCGAAATGCCGAAACCTTAGAACGATTTTTTGCTGGCACCCCCAATGTGGAAATAACAAAATTAGAGCCACGCCCAGGTCGCACCTCAATTATCGTCACGGTGCCAGGTTCTGATCCCGCTGCGGAACCACTTACCCTGCTGGGACATACCGATGTGGTCACTGTAGATCGCCCCAAGTGGACCAAGGATCCTTTTGCTGCCGAGATTTCGGATGGAAAAATCTGGGGACGAGGATCCGTCGATATGCTCTTTATTACAGCAACGCAAGCAGCCGTCACCCGTGAAGTCGCCCGCACCGGGGGACTGCGTGGCACCCTTACTTTTGTCGGTGTTGCTGATGAGGAAGCGCGAGGTGGGCTCGGTGCCAAATGGCTAATGGAAGAGCATCCTCACCTCTTTAGCTGGAAAAACTGCCTCTCTGAATCTGGTGGATCGCATCTGCATGCCACCGATGGCAGTGATTCCGTGGTGATTACCGTGGGTGAAAAGGGCGCTGCCCAACGTCGTCTGCATGTTAACGGTGATGCCGGACATGGTTCCATTCCCTTTGACCGGGATAGCGCAATCGTTAAGATTGCCGAGGTAGCGCGCCGTATTGATGCTGCTGAGATTGCTGTAGCCAAGGACGATATTTGGCAAGGTTTGGTGCAGGCACACCGCTTTGATCCCGCTACGGAAAAGGCACTTTTGGAAGGCACTGACCCAGCAGCCTATGCAGAATTTGGTGAGCTTTCCCGCATTGCTCATGCTATTTCCCACCTCACAATCGCACAGACTGTGGTTCGTGCAGGTCAAGCCATTAATGTTTTGCCATCACACGCCTATTTGGAATTAGATATCCGCACCTTGCCAGGCCAAAGCAATGACTATGTTGATGAGGTGTTGCGCACTGCGTTGGGCGATTTAGCTGCAGAGGTGGAAATTGAGCACCTGATTTCCGAGGAAGCGACTTTAAGCCCCACTGATTTCCCGCTTTATCAGACCCTAACTTCCGTTTTGGGTGACTTCTTCCCAGACAGCCCCGTGGTGCCGGTGATTTCTACCGGAGGTTCGGATCTACGCTTTGCCCGCAAGCAGGGAGGAGTGGGTTATGGTTTTGCCGTCCACGCACCTGAGCGCACCTTGGCTTATGCCATGGGGCAATTGCATTCCCATGATGAGGCCTTGCACCTGGAAGATTTAGAACTCACTGTGCAAGGATATGAGGCTGTGGTGAAGCAGTTCCTTTCCTAG
- a CDS encoding cytochrome b/b6 domain-containing protein, giving the protein MDGTAPENKIANTPPAPGGAIPAPGAAIPAPGAAVPNTSVPAPGSSIPTPGAAIPAPGSAFPAPGTSVPIPGAAVPGSVIPAPGAVAPGAAIPVPGASIPTPGSAIPAPGTAVPAPGAVAPGSAIPAPGAAAPGAAIPVPGAAAPGMAVPAPGAVAPGAVAPGAVPVPGAVAPAATPATKSAPNIPDAEKRQRTDHSGNAKKDVPLRIRLARPITRKQWILTLGAGLVGIVILAAIVVGLTRLLLGTDTMQDFITTYPGEYEKPSSLEEGFPAWLSWQHFLNMFFMILIIRTGIQINQTRRPKGYWTPKKGGKKISLTLWTHLSLDLLWIINGAVFFIMLFATGQWMRIVPTSWEVFPNALSAGLQYLSLDWPTERSWASYNSLQELTYFLTVFIAAPLSIISGWRMSSYWPKNNAALNKILPIGFARAIHLPVMVYYVVFICIHVFLVLATGALRNLNHMYAGQDVENWVGFGWFVASLIVIIAGFFAIRPVIIAPIAKLFGQVTAR; this is encoded by the coding sequence ATGGACGGCACTGCGCCTGAAAATAAGATTGCCAACACTCCGCCTGCTCCAGGAGGTGCGATTCCAGCACCTGGAGCTGCAATTCCTGCTCCTGGCGCAGCTGTTCCAAATACATCTGTCCCAGCGCCGGGTTCCAGCATTCCAACTCCCGGGGCAGCTATTCCAGCACCCGGTTCTGCATTCCCCGCACCTGGTACGAGTGTGCCTATTCCGGGTGCAGCCGTCCCTGGTTCTGTTATCCCAGCTCCTGGAGCTGTGGCGCCTGGCGCGGCGATCCCTGTTCCCGGCGCGAGCATCCCAACCCCTGGTTCTGCCATCCCTGCACCTGGCACTGCAGTACCGGCACCGGGTGCAGTGGCCCCAGGTTCGGCTATCCCAGCTCCTGGAGCTGCTGCACCTGGCGCGGCGATTCCGGTCCCCGGTGCAGCAGCTCCCGGTATGGCAGTCCCAGCCCCGGGTGCAGTAGCCCCTGGCGCAGTGGCTCCGGGCGCGGTTCCAGTACCGGGTGCAGTTGCTCCCGCTGCGACACCAGCAACCAAGAGCGCTCCCAATATTCCTGATGCGGAAAAACGCCAACGCACTGATCACTCCGGCAATGCCAAAAAAGATGTACCTTTGCGAATCCGCCTGGCACGCCCAATTACCCGCAAGCAGTGGATCCTCACTCTGGGCGCAGGCCTAGTCGGAATTGTCATTCTGGCGGCAATTGTCGTGGGTCTAACCAGGTTGCTTTTGGGTACCGACACCATGCAGGACTTCATCACCACCTATCCGGGAGAGTATGAAAAGCCAAGTTCCTTGGAAGAAGGTTTCCCTGCATGGTTGAGCTGGCAGCACTTCCTCAACATGTTCTTCATGATCTTGATCATCAGAACTGGTATCCAAATCAACCAAACCCGCAGGCCTAAGGGATATTGGACTCCTAAAAAGGGTGGCAAGAAGATTTCCCTGACCTTGTGGACTCACCTATCCCTTGATCTGCTGTGGATCATCAATGGTGCTGTCTTCTTCATCATGCTCTTTGCCACCGGTCAATGGATGCGTATTGTGCCCACCAGCTGGGAAGTCTTCCCCAATGCACTGAGCGCTGGCCTGCAGTATCTTTCCCTGGATTGGCCTACGGAAAGAAGCTGGGCAAGTTATAACAGCCTGCAGGAACTTACCTACTTCCTTACTGTATTTATTGCTGCACCGCTGTCTATTATTTCCGGCTGGAGAATGTCCAGCTACTGGCCTAAAAACAATGCTGCGCTCAACAAGATTCTGCCCATTGGCTTTGCCCGCGCCATCCACCTACCAGTGATGGTCTACTACGTGGTCTTTATCTGCATCCACGTGTTCTTGGTCCTGGCTACCGGAGCGCTACGCAATCTCAACCACATGTATGCCGGCCAGGATGTCGAAAACTGGGTAGGTTTCGGCTGGTTTGTGGCATCGCTCATTGTGATTATCGCCGGTTTCTTTGCTATTCGACCAGTTATTATCGCACCAATTGCCAAGCTTTTTGGTCAGGTTACTGCTCGCTAA
- a CDS encoding ATP-binding cassette domain-containing protein, whose protein sequence is MAITQFIGASGAGLSRTLEQLYRSTPGAVMLTADPRAHITYLRATVAEELVFGLEQRGITVEKMRVELDSMARALDLEGLLDRSPTELSGGQTRRLAIGTVAILGTPTMLLDEPFAGLDSASRELLCQLLRDYDGDVVVAGHRDYLRGVPTTFLGEPQVLELPAYVNRQPGYREFRGIIGHRGQDKRRWWQFREPAPQFSIGPRDFAVPVGGVLWMQGANGAGKSTLLRAMADEPGVSLMLQNPHDQVIDATVADMVPGSSDNTHPLDLSQKDLRLVQCDSALSTQPQVLLADEPDVGLDVIGRSQLHQKFADYLGHGGALVLSCHDEQFVQEVRSYATVESVDISEQ, encoded by the coding sequence GTGGCTATAACCCAATTTATTGGCGCTTCGGGCGCGGGGCTGAGCCGTACTCTGGAGCAGCTTTATCGCAGCACGCCCGGCGCGGTGATGCTGACCGCCGATCCGCGCGCCCACATCACTTATCTGCGCGCAACCGTTGCGGAGGAGCTGGTTTTTGGGCTAGAGCAGCGCGGGATAACGGTGGAAAAAATGCGGGTTGAGCTGGACAGCATGGCCCGCGCGCTGGACCTGGAAGGGCTGCTAGATCGCAGCCCCACTGAGTTATCCGGCGGGCAAACCAGGCGGTTGGCAATCGGCACCGTGGCCATTTTGGGCACCCCAACGATGCTTCTCGACGAACCCTTCGCCGGTCTTGATTCCGCCTCACGGGAACTTTTGTGCCAGTTGCTGCGCGATTATGACGGCGATGTGGTGGTGGCAGGGCACCGCGATTATCTCAGAGGAGTACCCACTACTTTTTTGGGTGAGCCCCAGGTCTTGGAACTGCCTGCTTATGTGAATCGGCAGCCCGGATACCGCGAGTTTCGTGGGATCATTGGACACCGCGGGCAGGATAAACGCCGCTGGTGGCAGTTCCGTGAACCAGCCCCACAATTTTCTATTGGGCCGCGTGATTTTGCGGTGCCAGTGGGTGGCGTGCTGTGGATGCAGGGTGCAAATGGTGCGGGAAAGTCCACGCTTTTGCGTGCCATGGCCGATGAACCAGGTGTGTCATTGATGCTGCAAAACCCACATGACCAGGTTATTGATGCCACTGTGGCGGATATGGTGCCGGGAAGTAGTGACAACACCCACCCTTTGGATCTTTCACAAAAAGACCTGCGGCTGGTGCAATGCGATAGCGCATTAAGCACCCAGCCGCAGGTGTTATTAGCTGATGAACCTGATGTGGGACTTGATGTTATTGGCCGTAGCCAGCTGCATCAAAAATTTGCCGATTACCTTGGCCATGGTGGCGCATTGGTGCTCAGCTGCCACGATGAGCAGTTTGTGCAGGAAGTACGCAGTTATGCCACCGTGGAAAGCGTAGATATTAGCGAGCAGTAA
- a CDS encoding energy-coupling factor transporter transmembrane component T family protein, whose protein sequence is MNPLTWIVGATSMWIIVLGVNQLWLSAAIAICAQVVGIVRVRNISVLANTVVLSVPVFLSMVLVHVPFGQGGWHLALALTLRFTALMSVFLVAATAITVPELVKALYRWPRFAYVVGSAVQMLPQGREALASVRDANKLRGRNTRGPVRSLKYIGLPLITRLLNAGASRAIPLEVAGLDRKGPRTLLVDVREGRVEKLLRWLFPLLAIGVVWWL, encoded by the coding sequence GTGAACCCGCTGACGTGGATTGTAGGGGCGACAAGCATGTGGATTATCGTGCTTGGCGTGAATCAACTATGGCTTAGTGCTGCCATCGCAATTTGTGCCCAAGTAGTGGGCATAGTGCGCGTTCGTAATATTTCAGTGCTGGCCAATACTGTTGTGCTATCCGTTCCTGTCTTTTTATCCATGGTGCTGGTTCATGTTCCTTTTGGTCAGGGCGGGTGGCACTTGGCACTGGCCTTGACCTTGCGTTTTACTGCGCTTATGTCGGTCTTTTTGGTGGCAGCAACTGCCATTACGGTGCCTGAGCTCGTAAAAGCCTTATACCGCTGGCCACGTTTTGCCTATGTGGTGGGCTCAGCCGTGCAGATGTTGCCGCAGGGCAGGGAAGCGTTGGCTTCAGTAAGGGATGCCAATAAGCTGCGCGGTAGAAATACCCGTGGACCAGTGCGTTCCTTAAAATATATTGGATTGCCCCTAATTACCCGTTTGCTTAATGCGGGCGCCAGTCGCGCAATTCCCCTGGAGGTTGCGGGCCTGGACCGCAAAGGACCTCGTACCTTATTGGTCGACGTGCGGGAGGGGCGCGTCGAAAAGCTCTTAAGGTGGCTATTTCCGCTGTTGGCGATAGGAGTGGTCTGGTGGCTATAA